In the Ctenopharyngodon idella isolate HZGC_01 chromosome 21, HZGC01, whole genome shotgun sequence genome, tactctggtgagggagtgcggtgtgattggctgatggtggAGCCTGGTGGGTCTGTGacagttacgaagaaagtgtacaGTTTTTACGGTGGCACACGCTGCATAAAGTTCCTAGATCATGTAACTATCACAACTTTTTTTCACAACTGTTTTATAGTGTTTTGTCTACTGAATTTTTCTTAATAATCGgtatgtttttaaacaatagtacaatcacagcctcattttcattccTATCAAAACATATGATGCTACTTTGACTAATCTCATTGGCCACAGAATCAGCTTGTGCTGTGTAGTAAATTATGTGATTGCTAGTAGATTTCATAATAAAGGGGATATCAGTCTTTGCCATTTAAAGTATCATGACTGaactaattattaattaaattgcaaagaatgaagatatacagtatattaaagcAATATACATATTAACCAATATTAAAAGATACATTCCAGATGAATGAACCTCATCTGATGGAGAACTGTCTATAGTATGTCATCCAACTGAAAGTCTCCAAAGGATTTGGGTAGCTTATTTTGAATGTAACTACTTATAGATAGCAAGATAGCAATGCCCTCTACTGATATTGTATAATCACAATGGAAAAGGTGAAGCGTGAAATACCCTTCTTAGAATTGGAGAAACTGTTGGGGAGTTGAGAATTTTCTGATACTAACAATCTAGGGTTGGCTCAAACTAAGCTCAACGAAGCTTTAAATATTCTTGCTTTCTGTGCATGTGCAAATGTTGATGCACAAATGTTGCCTGCTTTATTCCATTTTCTtcactctattttttttttattacacataTTGCTTAATACATAAATGATATTATACACTTGAAATGATGAAAAGAAcaaattaacaataattattaatatttatttagtgtACACCAGCTACAAATTATGCCTTCATTAATAATGTTGACTGTTATCACATATTTATGTTATACATCTATACATGTTGCCTGCTTTGTCGGATATGCCTATACAGAGGAAATTCatagaaagaaattaaaatatgtggtaacaataaggttcatttgttaacattagttaatgtattaactaacatgaactaaccatgagcaatacatttgttactgtatttgttaatctttgttaacattagttaataaaaatacagctgttcatagtttgttcatgttagttcacagtgcattaactaatgttaacaaatacaactcttgattttaataatgtattagtaaatgttaaaattaacattaacaaagattaatgaatgctgtagaaatgcagttcattattagttcattttaactaaagtagttaacaaatgttaactaatgaaccttattataaaatgttaccaaatatgtatttaagtatttaaaatttaaaatttgcaCTTGATTGCATAAATAAatctacaaataaataaaaatcagatagaattaacttttatttatgcacatttttaacatCCTTTGTCTTATTTCCTTGGATTGTAAACCATATATTATGGGATTCAATCCAGGTGGTATAACATGAAACAGTACACTCCCGAACTTCCTACTCTCAGCATATACAGGGAAACGATGGAGAAAAATTGGAACAAATCCACAGATCTGCATGATTATATAAACAGCTAAGTGAGTGCTGCAGGTTTTTATTGCTTTGCTGTTAgttgctttgtttttgctttttatacATACCATTGCTATTCTGAGATATGTCAGTAACACCCACCCCAGTGAGGAGGTGAGTAAAACCACAGTAAAAGTTAATCCATATACATTATTAATCACTGTATTTTCACAGGACAGTTTAAATAGTGAAGCATTGTCACAAAAGTGGTTTGCAATGAATGATCTGCAGTGAGAGAGACGCACACTGAGGCCGATCAAAATTGACACTGGAACTACTGCAGCACCCCAGGCTCCTGCCGACAATTTTACAATCATTTTATTGCTCATTATAGTTGGGTATCGCAGTGGATTGCATATGGCCACATATCTGTCAAAGGCCATGATCATTAGAATAGTATTGGATGTTGTTCcatataaatgtgtaaaaaaagcTTGGAAAACACACTCCACATATGTGATGTAGCGCTCAGAGGGGTCTGTTATTAAGTCCTTCAGTAAACGCGGTACGAGGACAGTTGTTCCAATAATATCACTCACTGGCAAGTGACAGAAAAGAATGTACATAGGCTGGTGTAAACTTTTTTCTGCTGAGATCTGAATCAAAATCCCAATGTTAGACACCATTGCAAAGACATAAGCcatcaacagaaaaatgaatgtaaGCTGGCTTGACTGAGGTGTAACTTGCAGTCCCTCCACTAAGAGTACACTATATCTGAATGTCAGGTTGTCCATTTGTGACCTATAGAAAACACAGATTAAGTGACAAACACTTGTATTAACAACACAATATCTCAAAGCATTGCTACAGGTAGATTACATATGCTTCCAGAGAGTAGTCATATTTTAAACTAATGCTGAAAAAAGATACTAGGGTTTTCTTAGTTATGTCACTCTTTATTATCTTTCTGTAGAAAGGTTACTCCTCAATTTTACCAAGGgaatttgaccttttttttccatttacacTTGCTTACAGGACTCAAGAAATATTGTTGATCACTGTACAATTATGTAATATGAGTTTGATATAATATGACTACATCTGAAATATTCTTTACTTACCAAGGAAAATGACCGATAGATACACGTCACGCCACTTCATATAAATGTCACTTCATATACAGAGGCATCTAACTCTATTAGTCAGTGTTACTAAATTATCATTAGTTATGAAGAGCACAACCTGGTTGTCTCCGAGTAGATCTAAGCAGGCATCACCATTTTATTTATGTGCCACCACAACTTAAGTCTTGTCATCATACCTCAAGAGTGAAAATACACTTTTATCTCTCTTTTCTGTGATTGGTGCACTGCTTAccaggggtgtgtttcccaaaagaatTTTTAGGCAGCTATGATTGCATGTGTTGTTGTTACCATCAAAGTTCAGtgatttggtgtttcccaaaaccataATTCTAGTATATATTTgcaaacagcattgcaaaaTTGTGGTTGGATCTGCAGCTCTCGAACCTGTCATTAGAAGCTTAGTTTGTAGTTAGTATGACAGATGAACTTACTTAGATCATGCTCTTGGAAAAAAATAAGCTAtacattctatatatatatatatatatatatatatatatatataaaatatgaacaacacctctgttcagcattagttaatgtttgttaacgttaactcacatgtattaatgcatctattaacattaacagcgcaagtagttaacattagttaatgcaatagttaacattaactaaccatgGACAACACCTCTGTTgagcattagttaatgtttgttaacgTTAATTCACGCATATATTAATGAATGTATCCATGTTAACTGCacaattagttaacattagttaatgcattagttaacattaccTAACCATTAACAACACCTCTGTTCAGCATTAGTTAATCATTGTTAACGTTAACTCGCACatatattaatgcatctatTCATGTTAACAGTGCaagtagttaacattagttaatgcactataatatgaaataatcaCGAACAATGCCTGTAAATAGCCTTAATGTTTTAAGGTTAACTTACTGTACATATTTACATTAGTTTATGTAACAGTTGACACACTAAGGGTGAACATTTCTAACTCACCATCTTACCCTAAAGGTAAAATGCTATCGTGTACCTCATCAGCATTATTTAATTACAAGGCATTGATTTGGGCTGTAGGCCTAAATATAATTGAAATGGAAATCATCTAAACATGAACAGATATGTTGTTCATGTTTATATGCACTTTACTATTATTACTTACATTCAACAAAGCATTcattaatggaatttgtgaaccttattgtaaagtgtacactatttcaacattaactgatgtgttactaacatttattGACCCTTTATTAACATGACTTACCATTGACAaagcatttaaatgaaaaaaaaaaaaaaaaaaaaagtctgtaattgtttaaccattttgtaatattttgctgtgcgacacagaaggcgttttctcctatgcagcgactgacaatgcataagatacaccaaagcacaacataaattacCAAATCACATCAACTTTATTTGTTcactgtactccaaatctttataATCCCTATGTTTgtgaggaacagatccaaattctgCGCTTTTTTCCggcgatcttcatcttcattctcagcagcgACATTCATAGTCAAAgttcgcgctcgttatgattcaaatttgaaagttgcgCCCTCGAGAACCTTTAATGCATGGTTTACtgcactgatatcaaacgctcattggatctcacctgcttcgtcacagattgcgacctgcagtgtttcagtggattgacatttgaaatgagtacGCGCCTTCACGAAGAGAAgcaggattcatattttcatggattaatagcttaaattctgctctgaaccctataaaaactattaccgccagagaggaatgcgactggaactcatcatcatttgaactacttttggtaccacttttgacatttttgcaaaaaataaattattgtgattacgcttgattgtctgttattcttttatttatatcagTACGGAGTTTTAAGAAAttgttatgggtaggtttaggggtaggtgtggattagtggctcaaaatatcgttttaatgttatattttttactaaaattgtcattttcctgaacatttatttatgttttattagtttAACATTCTGTGTAAAATGGGTAtagggatggggtttagggatcttacatttatctacaaaacgataaaaggaaaattatacatatatctttatcattatgacatgaaagattcgtaaatatattcttaaaaatatagtaagtatttttacgttttagtgctataaataagtcaatgttgtacgtttcagcacctttctaaacatacaaaaatgtacgttttgtgtctttgaaatacgtattaatacctacatATTAACAATGAGTCCAGGCTGGTAATAAAGgttctgaaaatgtatttgaagAATGGCTTTCACTCATTTAAGGTTCAGTAAAATCAATAAGgttcacaaattccattaataaatgctttgttaatgGTAAGTCATATTACTAAAGGGTCTACAAATGTTAGTAACGcatcagttaatgttgaaatagtgtacactttaaaataagattcacaaattccattaatgaatgctttgttgaatttaaataatgataGTAAAGTGCATATAAACATGAACAACATATCTGTTAATGTTTAGATGGTTTCCACTTCAGAATTATGTTTACAGCCCAAATCTATGCCttgttaataaataatgctgataaggtacacaatggcatttttacctttagtgTGAGTGGTGAGTTAGAAATGTGTCAACTGCTACATAAATTAATGTAAGTACAGTAAGATAACCTTAAAACATTAAAGCTATTTAGAGGCATtgttcatgattagttcatgttatctaatgcattaactaatggtaACTACTTGCGCTGTTAACGTGAatagatgcattaatatatGTGCGAGTTAACGTCGACAAAGaataactaatgcattaactaatgttaactaattgcGCTGTTCACAGGAACAGATACATTAATATATGCGTgagttaacgttaacaaagaataactaatgcattaactaatgttaactaattgcGCTGTTCACAGGAACAGATGCATATGCGTgagttaacgttaacaaagattaactaatgctgaacagaggtgttgttcatggttagttaatgttaactaatgcattatctaatgttaactaatacaaccttattgtaagtgttaccaaaatagtTAAcagacaactactaaatgttttataactacctgaataatcataacacactgaataactattactatatgtctaaataataagatgcataaatgtacatttaaattgtttattaatcatttacttacactttataaatgatcttatgaaccactgacagctcctaaataactggtttgtaaataatgtaatatataatttagaaatgataaattgatcattaataaagtatgaaaatacaattattaaacacattatagatatgcttatgaatcaagaacaaagcatttataggtgtacttataaactgcttactaatatctattaatgttttaaaaataatgaattaactatttactaatacttaactaatgcttcatagcttGAGTTATTCTAGAGTGTTACCGAAATCTGTCCTTCATTATCACGCTTTTGTCCTTCAGCACAACAAATGTTTCATGTTATACCATAGTGTCACCCATTATGCTGAATGACAGTGGTTTTGTTATTCCACGTTTTCAGTAGTTTACAACAGGGGttcccaacactgcatgttttctttGTCTCCTTAATCAATCACACcagattcagatcatcagctcattagtagagactccaagacctgaaatgggtgtgtcagtcAAAGGAGAGAtacaaaatatgcagtgttggggaggaACGtagttgggaaccactggtttacAACATTTAAATCATGCAATTCATATTTACTTGCTGTATGAAACATGAATATTATCATATGAAACTGTTTTATGGCATTTTAAGGTATTTCAAGGCACATTATCTTTATACTGTAGATGCCATTGTCTAATAAGGAGCGGGCTGCATggcacaggaaaaaaaataaataaaaataaatcaacacCAGCTGCTAGGGAAGAAAGACTAGCCAGAAGACAGGCAAGGTATTGTTTTCATGGTTTCATGGTATAAATATATAGGAAATAAAACAGGACTCTGAACCGGTTCAAGGAACGAAAACGAAAACCGGAAACGAACAAAATTTTGACCGGAATTTTGAAACCAGCGAAAATTGCAGGATATGTAGAACATGAGTTCACACAACGTCACATCACGCacatgcagcgcttctgtgaacagagaaaacagaataaaacaaaaggcctacataacacatatacaataaaagggaatatttaggcctatagaCTACGCGATATTTCACTATTAGgtctacagattaacaaaacgaaagtggttcattgtgacgcactccaaagatctaggaaaggaaatagacattctgcttgttttcgttatttagcctaagtgtcttttgtaaatgtatgaattatgtcttacttttacctgtatgaccataaattacgGAGTACAGTTTACGGTCTTAGATAGAAAAAAATTCCAgtggtcgcgccggcgcctcacgcgcgcgcacacaaattcttgcattgcttacttgatatcgcagcctgttaaataattaaaataaaatacaatcaaccaAACATATAAAACGTTACACTGCTCAGTTCAATTCTGTAATACAATCTGCTGTTTACCACCCATGACCACCGCCTCACTGTGCTGttatgtgaaggatgatgtcgataatgcgagtgaagtacaaagcttacgtaataaataatagtttagcattcgtctcgaaaatggaaacagtgccgaatgagaaaggtaggcttcagattcactttaaattaattcgttTAGCATCTTCTTTAGGTGATTGGTTTGTAATGATCTAAGCTAATTACATGACTGGTCTTTGACCTGAGCATCTTTAGTCTgcattttctgtcatttcatgttgacataaaatatttctataacaAGTGCATAATCTAATTCTGTTTGTTACAGGAGCTGAGTGCCTAAGGCAGGGGTGGATTTCTGGTGGCGGTCCTTCACGAGTGCTGTGTTGTGTGGTGCTGCGTGTGTACGTGTGCGTGAGTGTGTTTATGCACAGGTGTACGGGAATGGTGATTTGCTGTGGAGGCCTTGTTGTGCCCTTTATTCCCTGTTGTCATGCCTTGGCTCCTGCACCCTGAAACCTAGATGTCCCTGATTACTCAGGTCGCTCTGGTTAAACTgtttaaacaaattttttttacatttcaaatttttcattctttaatttttttttggtttagtGATTGCTCTTCCTGTGTCTGTGCTTTTTGTAAAATCTTTTatctttaataaaatttatatttcattttttatatctACATCTCCTGCTGATTCACTGTGAGCTAACCTGTGTTGCCTTAAAAAGGAAACTTATTTACTGTCGTCCCTGGCAAGATTCCAGGGTGACGTAGTCGCTAGTTGTCAATCTTCAATCCCTCCGTGTTCCGCCACAACAGCAAGACGGGAAAACGCAAaggtgaaggaaaaaaaaaaatcatggcgaTGAACTTTTCCCATTCATCCATTAGggaggtctggtcttctgtAATGCGTGTGCATAGGCAGGTAAACAGATGAAGACAGAGACAAATAAAGTTCCAATATAAGGTTTACTATAATCCAAACAGGTACAGGTACAAGCACACTTAACtgaaacgagaccggacaaagACACACCAACAGAACTGAACTTATACACATAGATGATTaactaaaatgacaaacagctgtgataATTAGTgcagtgtccatggtgactgattgtggtaggaaaacagaacaaaggagcacatgtgactaatgaaaacaaacaaactgaaagtccatgtggTGCGAACGTGACAGTAACTCTCATTAACTCTCATTTAACTAATTTATActggatacttttttttttttatttattaatgccTCTTCTCTAATACATAATCCAAGCTTACATTAGCTGCTACTTATGTGATAACATCTGTATgtgaattacagtattttttattttttttctgttgaaatatatttaccataaatgctAACTGTGGAGTAGAGTTATTTTATggacatgaataaataaatgaaatcacTTTgtattgactttatttctaaaaaaattaaagatgcGTTGTCTAATTTCCTTGGTTTGTAAACCATATATTATAGGATTCAAGACTGGTGGAATAACATGGAACATTGTAATAGATGTTTTCCTAGTTTCAGCATATACAGGGAAACGATGGAGAAAAATCCCGACAGATCCAGAGACCAGCATGATTATATAAACAGTCAAGTGAGTGCTGCAGGTTTTAATGGCTTTACTGTtggttgctttgtttttgcttttaaagcAGATCATCGCTATTTTGAGGTATGTTAATGCAACACTACCTATTGAGGAGGCAaataaaactacagtaaaagTTAATCCATATACATTATTAATCACTGTATTTTCACAAGACAGTTTATATATTGAAGCATTATCACAAAAGGGGTTTTGAATCACAGATCTGCAGTGAGAGAGACGCACACTGAGGCCGATCAGAATTCCCACCAGCACTACTGCAGCACCCCAGGCTCCTGCTGACAGTTTAACCACCATATTATTGCTCATTATAGTTGGGTATCGCAGTGGATTGCATATGGCAACATACCTGTCAAAGGCCATGATTATTATCACAGTGTGAGATGCTGTACCattcaaatgtacaaaataagCTTGAATAACACATTCCACATATGTGATGTAGTGCTCAGAAGGGTTTGTTAAAAAATCCTTCAACAAACGTGGCACAAGAGCAGTTGTCCCCAATACATCATTCAGTGTCAAGTTGCAGAAAAGAACATACATAGGCT is a window encoding:
- the LOC127503382 gene encoding olfactory receptor 52N2-like, which gives rise to MDNLTFRYSVLLVEGLQVTPQSSQLTFIFLLMAYVFAMVSNIGILIQISAEKSLHQPMYILFCHLPVSDIIGTTVLVPRLLKDLITDPSERYITYVECVFQAFFTHLYGTTSNTILMIMAFDRYVAICNPLRYPTIMSNKMIVKLSAGAWGAAVVPVSILIGLSVRLSHCRSFIANHFCDNASLFKLSCENTVINNVYGLTFTVVLLTSSLGWVLLTYLRIAMVCIKSKNKATNSKAIKTCSTHLAVYIIMQICGFVPIFLHRFPVYAESRKFGSVLFHVIPPGLNPIIYGLQSKEIRQRMLKMCINKS
- the LOC127503373 gene encoding olfactory receptor 52N2-like, with amino-acid sequence MDNLTFRYSVLLVEELQLTPQSSFPAFILLLIVYIFIIVSNIGMMIQISAEKSLHQPMYVLFCNLTLNDVLGTTALVPRLLKDFLTNPSEHYITYVECVIQAYFVHLNGTASHTVIIIMAFDRYVAICNPLRYPTIMSNNMVVKLSAGAWGAAVVLVGILIGLSVRLSHCRSVIQNPFCDNASIYKLSCENTVINNVYGLTFTVVLFASSIGSVALTYLKIAMICFKSKNKATNSKAIKTCSTHLTVYIIMLVSGSVGIFLHRFPVYAETRKTSITMFHVIPPVLNPIIYGLQTKEIRQRIFNFFRNKVNTK